One region of Oryza sativa Japonica Group chromosome 5, ASM3414082v1 genomic DNA includes:
- the LOC107281151 gene encoding uncharacterized protein, with translation MVRVSRCNHLPPVKSTLILLVYTLSYEATKLEEKRIPKINLKIKFTQNLTQPSHPSLVCHDLVPPGSLSSSPFLCPSSSADQETQRGRDREPTESWTRRRVVTTCRRLQVTESCLHLLQTESPNSTHHFGAEEAEGEVLCLSVILNLAAGRSDDDLRHLRLSQVHRRERKPRRQRPGARTGAPPLQPSSSSGHSHPPQRKPLRHCHRLNLLFKTPQEPQPKTSRTRRTHPFLHRRQSRIASAVIVDYRCLGEPLFDSLRIHHLLDLTTLVHACLKQLIVPFEPSSFTRGGAPSPSRSTSHRCRQDLDNPSSTHDNCIIGEEVD, from the exons ATGGTTCGT gtatCTAGGTGTAATCATCTACCACCGGTAAAATCTACACTAATTCTTCTGGTCTACACATTAAGTTATGAAGCTACAAAGTTAGAGGAGAAAAGAATTccgaaaattaatctaaaaatcAAGTTTACCCAGAATCTTACCCAACCCTCTCACCCTAGCCTAGTTTGCCACGACTTGGTCCCACCTGGCAGCCTCTCCAGCTCGCCCTTCCTCTGTCCCTCATCCTCAGCCGACCAAGAAacacagagagggagagatcgagagCCGACCGAGTCCTGGACGCGTCGACGCGTGGTGACGACGTGTCGACGCCTTCAAGTCACTGAGtcatgcctccatctcctccagaCCGAGTCGCCCAACTCCACACATCACTTTGGAGCTgaagaagccgagggagaggttCTCTGCCTCTCCGTCATcctcaacctcgccgccggtcgtaGTGACGACGACCTTCGCCATCTCCGTTTGAGTCAAG TGCATCGCCGGGAACGCAAGCCACGTCGACAACGCCCTGGAGCACGCACCGgtgcgccgccgcttcaaccatcgtcgtcgtccggccATTCTCATCCACCTCAGAGAAAGCCGCTGCGCCATTGTCATCGCCTCAACCTCCTCTTCAAAACACCTCAAGAACCCCAGCCGAAAACATCAAGAACACGGAGAACACATCCTTTTCTTCACCGGCGCCAATCTAGGatcgcctccgccgtcatcgtcgattACCGCTGCCTCGGTGAGCCATTGTTCGATTCCTTGCGCATACACCATCTCCTTGACCTCACAACCCTCGTGCATGCTTGCTTGAAGCAGCTCATTGTCCCGTTCGAGCCGTCGTCGTTCACCCGAggaggagcgccgtcgccgagccgttcCACAAGTCACCGCTGCCGCCAAGACCTCGACAACCCTAGCTCGACCCACG
- the LOC112939045 gene encoding uncharacterized protein — protein sequence MESRCNHLPPVKSTLILLVYTLSYEATKLEEKRIPKINLKIKFTQNLTQPSHPSLVCHDLVPPGSLSSSPFLCPSSSADQETQRGRDREPTESWTRRRVVTTCRRLQVTESCLHLLQTESPNSTHHFGAEEAEGEVLCLSVILNLAAGRSDDDLRHLRLSQVHRRERKPRRQRPGARTGAPPLQPSSSSGHSHPPQRKPLRHCHRLNLLFKTPQEPQPKTSRTRRTHPFLHRRQSRIASAVIVDYRCLGEPLFDSLRIHHLLDLTTLVHACLKQLIVPFEPSSFTRGGAPSPSRSTSHRCRQDLDNPSSTHDNCIIGEEVD from the exons atggaatctaggtgtAATCATCTACCACCGGTAAAATCTACACTAATTCTTCTGGTCTACACATTAAGTTATGAAGCTACAAAGTTAGAGGAGAAAAGAATTccgaaaattaatctaaaaatcAAGTTTACCCAGAATCTTACCCAACCCTCTCACCCTAGCCTAGTTTGCCACGACTTGGTCCCACCTGGCAGCCTCTCCAGCTCGCCCTTCCTCTGTCCCTCATCCTCAGCCGACCAAGAAacacagagagggagagatcgagagCCGACCGAGTCCTGGACGCGTCGACGCGTGGTGACGACGTGTCGACGCCTTCAAGTCACTGAGtcatgcctccatctcctccagaCCGAGTCGCCCAACTCCACACATCACTTTGGAGCTgaagaagccgagggagaggttCTCTGCCTCTCCGTCATcctcaacctcgccgccggtcgtaGTGACGACGACCTTCGCCATCTCCGTTTGAGTCAAG TGCATCGCCGGGAACGCAAGCCACGTCGACAACGCCCTGGAGCACGCACCGgtgcgccgccgcttcaaccatcgtcgtcgtccggccATTCTCATCCACCTCAGAGAAAGCCGCTGCGCCATTGTCATCGCCTCAACCTCCTCTTCAAAACACCTCAAGAACCCCAGCCGAAAACATCAAGAACACGGAGAACACATCCTTTTCTTCACCGGCGCCAATCTAGGatcgcctccgccgtcatcgtcgattACCGCTGCCTCGGTGAGCCATTGTTCGATTCCTTGCGCATACACCATCTCCTTGACCTCACAACCCTCGTGCATGCTTGCTTGAAGCAGCTCATTGTCCCGTTCGAGCCGTCGTCGTTCACCCGAggaggagcgccgtcgccgagccgttcCACAAGTCACCGCTGCCGCCAAGACCTCGACAACCCTAGCTCGACCCACG ataattgcataatcggtgaagaagtggattag